GCTCGCCGGCCAGCGCACCGTCGCTGGTGCTGCAGGGGGACCAGGACCAGTTGATCCCGGTGCCATGGACCGATGCCGCGGTGCAGCGCGCCTGCGACATGGGCGCCGACATCGCGTCCTTCGTGGCGGTGGGGCGCGGCCACAGCGATTTCGACCCGACCGAGGCGTTGGACTGGATGCAGCAGCGGTTCCGGGGGGATCCGCCGGCCAGTACGTGCGCCGTCGAGGGGGGTCCGTCCATCCGTAAAGTGCCCCAACTGACATTGCCGGAATGATGACTGATAAAGCCGCAGCCAAGCTGCCCATCGAATCCCAGGTGATCGCGAGTTCGCCGACGCGTGGACGAGTCGTCGGTCTCGACGGCATCCGCGGCCTCGGCTGTCTGGCGGTCGTCGTCGGCCACGTCGGCGAGTTCTACACGCCCGAGACCCATTCCAAGGCGTTCCTCGATGTGCTCGGGCTGGCGCTGATCCTGTTCTTCGTGCTCAGCGGGTTCCTGCTGTTCCTGCCCTATGTGCGCAAGCTGACCAAGCCCGACGCCGCGATGCCCGACACCCGGCAGTACTTCCTGCACCGGGTGTTCCGGGTGTTCCCCGGCTATCTGGCCATCTTCCTGCTCGCCAACTTCGTCTTCCAGGCGGTGTACGTCGAGAATCCGATCACCCAGGTGCCCGGCAGCGGGGACGGCACCGGGATGATCACCGACCCGGGCAAGCTGCTGGCGAACCTGACCCTGATGCAGACCTATATCCCCGACTACGTGCAGACCGGGATCAACCCGTCCTGGTCGCTGACGCTGGAGATCGCGTTCTACCTGTCCCTGCCGTTGCTCGGGGTGCTGGTGTTCGCGCTGCGCGGGCGGGTGAACATGCATCCGCTGAAACTGGCGCTGGTGGCCCCGGCCATCCTGCTGGCGATCGCCTATGCCGGCCGACTGCTCACCCCGTACGTCTACAGCCACGTCAACGTGCACAACTACGAGCCGCCGGCCAGCG
This region of Mycolicibacterium diernhoferi genomic DNA includes:
- a CDS encoding acyltransferase family protein, whose protein sequence is MMTDKAAAKLPIESQVIASSPTRGRVVGLDGIRGLGCLAVVVGHVGEFYTPETHSKAFLDVLGLALILFFVLSGFLLFLPYVRKLTKPDAAMPDTRQYFLHRVFRVFPGYLAIFLLANFVFQAVYVENPITQVPGSGDGTGMITDPGKLLANLTLMQTYIPDYVQTGINPSWSLTLEIAFYLSLPLLGVLVFALRGRVNMHPLKLALVAPAILLAIAYAGRLLTPYVYSHVNVHNYEPPASGYMPDIWLQNWGPNLAAVFSRSFLTNADLFAYGMLAAILFVAIEQAVISRRAAKWIHRVDILLLPVFGVLTIALLQAENAFGYAALGIVSALFIVLVILPLSWGTPSWLARGLDWKPFYFVGLISMSVYLWHYPVLLLLGRFDLNAGDSWGGMLQNMGVVTVVTLVLSTITYYAVEKPGLDLAKKFRKR